A stretch of Endozoicomonas sp. SCSIO W0465 DNA encodes these proteins:
- a CDS encoding IS66 family transposase — translation MIPELPATMSAEILLKENAELRMRVACLEERCRELEEKVGKNSQNSSKPPSSDGYQKPCKNSNSPDHSDDLSADKGTDPSDEKPNPKSLRQSSGNKAGGKKGHQGTCLKQVDIPDYIEYLPVKECNKCQASLLDSEPVKYIERQVFEPGRPGEFEVTAHRAEVKICTCGCRNQAEFPEGVTAAAQYGSATQAMAVYLNQYHFLPFKRVSEYFNTLYKMSVSAGTVANFVARTYENLASTEEVIRDALRESSVAGADETGMRAEGSLHWLHVMRDEQWTLYYLSEKRGREAMDTMGILLTFAGVLVHDHWKSYFAYAATHVLCNAHHLRELLGVVDRDSNQLALRLMKLLRLSWHYCKGFKTIGMLQMPSVVCERIEKIYDRLLQRALMKEVVYMEKQREELKRKKVKNTKAYNLFKRLTEFKAETLRFMSDFTIPFDNNGSERDVRMAKLKQKISGCFRSADGGFMFARIRSYLSSARKQGMDIYQSLHRAVRNYCNMPLLSAE, via the coding sequence ATGATTCCAGAACTACCCGCAACTATGTCGGCTGAGATTCTCTTGAAAGAGAATGCAGAGCTGCGGATGAGAGTTGCCTGTCTGGAAGAGCGATGTCGAGAATTGGAAGAAAAGGTTGGCAAGAACAGTCAAAACAGCAGCAAGCCGCCATCGTCTGATGGTTATCAAAAACCTTGTAAAAACAGTAATTCTCCAGATCATTCTGACGACCTTTCCGCAGATAAAGGTACCGATCCATCGGATGAAAAACCCAATCCTAAAAGTCTGAGACAGTCTTCTGGTAATAAAGCCGGTGGAAAGAAAGGGCATCAGGGCACTTGTCTTAAACAGGTCGATATCCCTGACTATATTGAGTACCTTCCGGTTAAAGAATGCAATAAATGTCAGGCGTCTCTTCTTGATAGTGAGCCGGTCAAATATATTGAACGACAGGTGTTTGAACCAGGGAGACCGGGTGAATTTGAAGTAACGGCCCATAGAGCTGAAGTAAAAATCTGCACTTGTGGTTGTCGGAATCAGGCTGAATTCCCGGAAGGTGTTACCGCTGCCGCACAATATGGCTCAGCCACACAGGCTATGGCCGTCTATCTTAACCAATACCATTTCCTGCCTTTTAAGCGCGTGTCAGAGTATTTTAATACTCTCTATAAAATGAGTGTAAGTGCAGGCACTGTCGCCAATTTTGTGGCCAGAACCTATGAAAATCTGGCTTCTACTGAAGAGGTTATTCGTGACGCCTTGCGGGAATCGTCTGTTGCCGGAGCCGATGAAACGGGTATGCGGGCCGAGGGCTCTTTGCACTGGCTACACGTTATGCGGGATGAACAATGGACGCTCTACTACTTGTCTGAAAAGCGAGGTCGTGAGGCCATGGACACGATGGGCATACTGCTAACATTTGCAGGCGTTCTGGTTCATGATCATTGGAAATCCTATTTTGCATATGCGGCAACTCACGTACTTTGCAATGCCCATCACCTGAGGGAGCTTTTGGGTGTTGTTGATAGGGACAGCAATCAACTGGCGTTGCGATTGATGAAGCTACTGAGGCTTTCCTGGCATTACTGCAAGGGCTTTAAGACCATAGGTATGCTACAGATGCCAAGTGTTGTCTGTGAACGAATCGAGAAGATTTATGACCGGTTGCTTCAGCGGGCTCTAATGAAAGAAGTCGTCTATATGGAGAAGCAACGAGAGGAGCTTAAGCGCAAGAAAGTCAAGAATACTAAAGCTTACAATCTCTTCAAACGACTCACTGAGTTCAAGGCTGAGACACTGCGCTTCATGTCAGATTTTACCATTCCCTTCGATAACAATGGCAGTGAGCGGGATGTTCGAATGGCCAAGTTAAAGCAGAAAATCTCAGGCTGCTTCAGGAGTGCAGACGGTGGTTTTATGTTTGCACGGATTCGCAGCTATTTGTCGTCTGCCAGAAAACAGGGAATGGACATATATCAATCACTTCATAGAGCTGTTCGGAATTACTGTAATATGCCTTTGCTCAGTGCTGAATAG